In Coprococcus phoceensis, the genomic stretch AGGAAGAATAGTTGGCAAAGATAGGTAAAGAGGATGAAAATATGGTAGAACAAAAAGATGTTATGATATTAGCAATTGAAAGTTCATGTGATGAGACGGCGGCATCTGTTGTAAAAAATGGAAGAGAAGTCCTTTCGAATGTAATCTCTTCACAAATTGAACTGCACAAATTATACGGGGGAGTTGTCCCGGAAATTGCATCGCGTAAGCATATTGAAAAAATTAACCAGGTGATCGAGGAAGCATTATCAGAAGCAAAGGTGACTTTGGATGATATAGATGCGATTGGAGTGACCTATGGACCAGGGCTTGTGGGGGCGCTTCTTGTCGGTGTGGCAGAAGCGAAGGCGATTGCCTACGCAAAAAATCTTCCACTTGTGGGTGTGCACCATATAGAAGGACATATTTCAGCAAACTTCATTGAAAATAAAGAGTTAGAGCCACCGTTTGTCTGTCTTGTTGTGTCGGGCGGGCATACACACCTTGTATGTGTAAAAGACTATGGAAAATATGAAATTATTGGACGTACGAGAGATGATGCGGCAGGAGAGGCGTTTGATAAAGTGGCACGTGCCATTGGACTTGGTTATCCTGGGGGACCCAAGATTGATAAGTTGTCCAAAGAAGGGAATCCAGACGCAATTGTATTTCCAAAGGCTCACATCAATGATGCGCCATACGATTTTAGTTTCAGCGGAGTCAAGTCAGCGGTACTGAACTATATCAATGGATGCAAGATGAAAGGTGAGGACTATAATCGGGCGGATATTGCGGCATCTTTCCAAAAAGCAGTGACAGATGTATTGGTGGAAAATGCAATGCGGGCAGTGAAAGAATATGGTACCTCTAAGTTTGCAATTGCGGGGGGAGTTGCCTCTAACAGTACACTACGAGCGGCCATGAAAAAAGCATGCGAAGAGCGAAATGTAGAATTTTACTATCCTTCTCCGATATTTTGCACGGATAATGCGGCGATGATAGGTGTGGCTGCGTATTATGAATATTTAAATGGAACAAGACATGGCTGGGATTTGAATGCAGTTCCAAATTTAAAATTAGGAGAGCGTTAGTATGCAAAAGAAAAAATGTACGGCAATAGTTCTGGCGGCAGGGCAGGGACGTCGTATGGGAACAAAAACACAAAAACAATATTTAGAAATTATCGGCAAACCGGTGCTATGCTATTCTTTGGAAGTTTTTCAAGAATCAGAGATTATAGATGAGATTATTTTGGTGGTAGGAAAAGGGCAAGAAACATACTGCAAAAAGGAAATTGTTGAGAAATATCAGATTCAAAAGGTGAAGAAAATTGTAACCGGAGGAGAAGAGCGTTATCACTCCGTATGGAACGGGCTGAAAGAAGTATCCAAAGATGGGTACGTATTTATACATGATGGAGCCAGACCATTTATTGATCAGGAGATGATCCGGCGTGTATATGAAGAAGTTGTGCAACATAAAGCATGTGTAGCAGGTATGCCAGTAAAAGATACGATTAAAATTGTAGATACATCAGAATTTGCGGAAGAGACACCAGACAGAAGCAGAGTATGGCTTGTACAGACTCCTCAGGCATTTGAGAACAACTTGATAAAAAATGCGTATAAAATATTGGTTGAGAAAGAAGAATATTCAGTGACAGATGATGCCATGGTGGTAGAAAAAATACTTGGTAAAAAAGTGAAATTAGTGCGCGGCTCTTATGAAAATATTAAAATTACAACACCGGAAGACCTTGATATTGCTGGAGTTTTTGCGAAAATACAAAAAAAATAAAAAAGTTTAAAAAAAGTGTTGACAGTACTCGCTTACTATGCTAGAATACATCTTGTCGTTAGCGAGTACGACAAACAAAAACAATAAAATATATGCAGAGGTATCGAAGTGGTCATAACGAGGCGGTCTTGAAAACCGTTTGTCCGAGAGGGCGCGTGGGTTCGAATCCCACCCTCTGCGTTTGAGAAAAACCACCAACCAAAATGATTCGGTGGTTTTCTTATGCCGAAGTTGGCTGGGAGAAGTACCCAAGTGGCTGAAGGGGCTCCCCTGGAAAGGGAGTAGATCGTTAATAGCGGTGCGAGGGTTCAAATCCCTCCTTCTCCGTTTGTTTTCTGGAAATGTGAAATGCTGATATAAAAACTTGAAAAAAGTCGAAAAAAGGTGTTGACAAACAAAAAGAAAACATGGTATTATATCTGAGCACTTGATTGAGCGATAAAAACAGAAAAAATAAAAGTTCAAAAAAGTGAAAAAAGTTGTTGACAAGCGAAAAGAGATGTGGTAATCTAATATAGCTGTCGCAAGACAACAAAGAACATTGATAATTAAACAACAGATGACAAGATAACCCTGAAAGATTCTTAAAAGAGAAAAATTCAGAACAGACATGAAAATGTCAACCTAAAACAGTA encodes the following:
- the tsaD gene encoding tRNA (adenosine(37)-N6)-threonylcarbamoyltransferase complex transferase subunit TsaD yields the protein MVEQKDVMILAIESSCDETAASVVKNGREVLSNVISSQIELHKLYGGVVPEIASRKHIEKINQVIEEALSEAKVTLDDIDAIGVTYGPGLVGALLVGVAEAKAIAYAKNLPLVGVHHIEGHISANFIENKELEPPFVCLVVSGGHTHLVCVKDYGKYEIIGRTRDDAAGEAFDKVARAIGLGYPGGPKIDKLSKEGNPDAIVFPKAHINDAPYDFSFSGVKSAVLNYINGCKMKGEDYNRADIAASFQKAVTDVLVENAMRAVKEYGTSKFAIAGGVASNSTLRAAMKKACEERNVEFYYPSPIFCTDNAAMIGVAAYYEYLNGTRHGWDLNAVPNLKLGER
- the ispD gene encoding 2-C-methyl-D-erythritol 4-phosphate cytidylyltransferase, which translates into the protein MQKKKCTAIVLAAGQGRRMGTKTQKQYLEIIGKPVLCYSLEVFQESEIIDEIILVVGKGQETYCKKEIVEKYQIQKVKKIVTGGEERYHSVWNGLKEVSKDGYVFIHDGARPFIDQEMIRRVYEEVVQHKACVAGMPVKDTIKIVDTSEFAEETPDRSRVWLVQTPQAFENNLIKNAYKILVEKEEYSVTDDAMVVEKILGKKVKLVRGSYENIKITTPEDLDIAGVFAKIQKK